One Eurosta solidaginis isolate ZX-2024a chromosome 1, ASM4086904v1, whole genome shotgun sequence genomic window, ATAGAAACAATTGCAAAAAGTGAGTTGCGCCCAGAGGGAGGAGGTGAAGAAAATGTTTGCAACACCAAATTGCTTACAACACGTGGCAACCAAAGAATCAGCCAGCGTCTGTACCGTAATTCATTTTTGGCTACTGTTGACCCAACCAGTGAGCGTGACGACCACTGCcagtgacaacaacaacaactactatgACATAGCATTCAGCGGCTTATTAAGACCACCCCACGTGGGCACCGCCGAATTCGATGCACGTCAACAGTTTCTGCAGCAACTGCTGCTGCCACGATTGCCGTTGATGGACAAAGCATTGACGTACTGTGACACCAGCAAGGGCAGCACTAACTGGCAACCCGTTTGTGCCACAACCAACAGTGTTGACTATGTGCTCTTTAGTAGCGAATGTTTGTGGCGGCAAACCAACCGTATGCAAGGCCACGTTTCGTACACAGGGGAAACCGAGCCCGGTGAGTTTCAACCAACTAAGTAACTATGTAGCTCGTAATGAACTTTGTGTGGAACTTTGTCATGCTATAAATGCACAAGTATCCCGAATTTGTTTGCTCTGTTACTAAATTTCTTTCAGTAgttgtttattaattttatattttttttttttttttgctgaaaagtTTTCAAGAAAATTGCTATGGGATTGTGCCGTCCAAATTGTAGCATTGCGATCTTCGAGAGCAACGACGAACCGATTTGTGCGCAAAATTTACGAAATGATGAAGTGCGCTTGTTTAGTGGACGCAGCGAGATGGCGCGGGATATGTGTCTTCATGAAAATGGTAAGTGATTGCATTTGGCTTGactaatttgaaattatttaacaaCTTCCCTCCTGTCaaatgagtcatatgtgactcacaatagcgtattgaaataagtacatgagtcacatgtgactcgtttctttatacaacttaaaGCCGCTTTATTTGTAtgaacgtgtcgttatatatttgtgaattctatgtgagcgtatatcaaaagaccaaaactttaggaaaatgaaagaaaatttcgaaatttttttcctgatacctttttctcattttcttcaatttttgtaaatacttcttacttcaattaaacaaacaaaaaacactaatacacgcttttcacatttatatatcaatttaccgttattgtgattcaaaaacttaaattatttcttatggtcctatGTGTTCACATGTGACTAATTGAACGTGGTagacaaaattgtttttgctactTTCACGAGTCGCAtttgactcacaaaataaaacagctaaaataaggtaaatatatgtcaaattatttataaaaataatatcttataatatatattcatattattgaattaagcaatacaaaaaaataatggaCGTGGGGCATTATCAAAGCTCTTTgtatggggacagggaagttgttaaattTGGAGTAAGTGATAGGTGGACTTAGTAGTCAATTGAAAAATGGGGTCCCTACCCTCCACCCCATCCGATAATCAAAACTCATACTCTATAACTCAGCTGAAGCTGGGAGGTGTAACCCTACAAGGAAAGTAGagaacaaaatatctaggaattacactagataataaaataaaatgaaaactcGATGCGGAAGAGCACTGTAGGGCAAACAAACTACGTGGTCCGTGCCGGAGCTTCAAAAAAGAAATTGGGGCCACAATAGAATTTATGGTTTGGTAAAAGGGAGAAAACAAAAGGAGACAGGAATTTCGTATAATCCATGAATCAATCCTACGATATCAGACATACAAAGTTGCTCACTTCTCTAAAGAAAGATGACTTAAGGCTCATTATGGGCATACTAGCTAAGCCTCGTCAATAACCGCCACTGTAAGAAGTACGAGCTGCAGGGGCGGTAGGGTTGCAGATCTGAAGAAAGCTATTAGGCTAGGTCctataaaactttttatttttgctcGGCTTTTTCCGTTTGGTCTTGAAAAACAATTATGTTAACCTTTCAGGTGCTTCAATACTGAGCTGTATGATCTTTACACAGACGTGAGTATACTGCATCGAATATAATCCTCAATTCTTTGTCGACTGGGCCATGTTATGACATCCAAATAAAAAGCTTCGGCACACGTATTTGGAGGAAAGTATATAGGGAGGCCTACACTGGATTGTAAACCATGTGGAGGAACTGGTATCAGTCATcttgaaacagggatagctggcttACTTTTTACGAAACAGCCAAAAGCGCTGACGTTTGACTTTATCGATATAGTATCCTGAGTCCTGTTGCTCAGTTGTTGTACCGCCACTGAGGGAAAAGATTTAATTCAAAACAAGATATTCATTAGAAAAGATAGATGTTGAGGACGGGTCTTTTGTTTAGCTGAAACGGCTCCCGTAAATGAGTTTGCTTTTATTACCTCAACCCGTAGGCAAAAGGAAATATAAACTCAGTATACAGGGGTCCTAGATcagaggccctattcagtaactatgagttttgaaatgtacgtttttctttcatacaaattatatgagttacaagttactgaatagggccccaggtcAACTTGCAAGTGGGTTCCTTGTCCGTTTGGTATTTAGCTGTTCCATCACAACCGGTATAGACCAAGCTTCACACTAACATTTTCTCCTTAAGGATCCTCTAAGACATGCACCGGGGGCATCTGTTTGAGAACAAGCAGCTCGATGGGCTCAAGACCCTCCACAGCGAAAACACTTTCAATTAAAAACGGTACAAAGCTTCAGATGAGAACTCCCTTTTCATAGGAAAATGGTTTGAGCACTATGATTGGAGGGCATCAACCTGGAGGGCATGTACCGGACTCTTTTAAGCTGGAGTACCCCTTGATTTCATAGTGAATGCGAGGATAGCATCACTGCCATACATGAACGGTAATGGAAGGGGCAAGACATGAAGACAATCGGGCCTTGCTATATCTTCTGCAGTGAGCATTAAAAGAAAAGCACAAAAAACGTAATCCTGGATTTGAATTCTGAAAGAGAATTCACTGCCAAGTACTGTTGTCTCACAGCGATCCGAATTAGGATGACGGAGAAAAGGGCTTAGAACTACTTTTATTACAAACTAGAAACAGCATATGAATGCTGTCCCTGCCATGGTATCATAAGCATGATTGAAATGATCAGTCAGAGAGGAGTCATATTTCCTACATTCGACAAAATTAAGCTTTCACGGCCTAGCCTATCCTAACGAGTTCAGTTTACTCACTACCCTGTGTCTCGATATGTTTTCATACCAGGGTAATGCACAAAATATCCACCAAGTAACTTGGCTGACTCCTAGTCAAAAAACTCGAAACAAATTTCATTCGGTCATGATCGACGGCGACGGCTCGAAATCTAAATACAAACCAAGTCGAATCCATGTAAGGTGATGGCCAagacgaattcagtaccaggtgttgatatcccaacagctgattgcttcttctggATTATTTTGTATACAGCGCCTTTAAGCGAATTCAGTAATATGTGTTATTTCTtctatattacttacttacttacttaattggcgcttaactgtctaaacggttatggccgtcaaacaaggcgcgccagtcgctccttcgctccgccaactggcgccaattggtcacaccaagggagtttaaatcgttttccacctggtcgttccaacggagtgggggccgccctctacatctgcttccataggcgggttccgatagaaacattttATTGGGCGGAGCAttgtctttcattcgcataacatagcctagtcagcgcagccgctgcgtttcaattcgctggactatgtgaatgtctgcgtatagctcgtacagctcatcattaaatcttcttccgtactagccatcgccaatgcgtagaggtccataaatctttcgaagaacgtttccctcgaacacttccaaagccgcttAATCTGCTGTAgtcatggtctatgcttctgccccatatagcaggaattgtacgataagtgacttgtagagtatgattttcaccccagcgggttagggggtcagaatattcccgcggtaggtatgcctgtcgtaagaggcgactaaaataccagattcaagggctgtgtagcgcaacccttcaggttgccagcgcaatatatagcttctccaaacccaattgtcaacctcgcctatccgcggcgaatcctgaatcactaacagacgaggctctggcgaccccaagctcctcatggaacttgagggtggggagggaggggatggcctgaaggattaatgtggccacataaatcgttcccgagatggtcaggctagcaccttaatggtgctgtggtaccggagcgtaccggatctgtatccggcaaaggaccattacatcgataacactccccaaagccttcggggagccacctaaacgctacaacaacaacaacaacagagtatgattttctttcgccgagagaggactttacttttcaattgccaacctggtccaaagtagaatttattggcaagattgattcttcgctggatttaagTGCTGATGTtggtgttagtgttgatgctggttcccacataaacgaagtcttactatttcgaaattatggctgccaacaatagagtggttgccaaggcgcatatccGCTGCCTCTATGCTCgacgacagcaggtacttcgttttgtcctcattcaccatcaaacccatctttaccgcttctttttccagtttggagtaagcagaactaacggcgcgggtgtttcggccgattatatcaatgtcatcagcatatgcctgTAATTGTATgcatttatagaatattgttccagtgcggttaagttctgcagctagtataattttctccagcatcaaattaaagaaatcgcacgatagtgggtcaccctgtctgaaacctcgtttagtttcgaacggctcggacaggtccttcccaattctgactgagttgatggtgttgctcaacgtcattttgcacagccttataagttttgcggggaaaccaaattcagacatagcggcatataggcagggggggggggggggggggggggggggacatatattcatCCTCATCGATTGCGGAagcgggttcgtcatctctgctcGGTGAATCGCTgcatccatttaggagagcagagaagtgttccctccataatataagcactctctggacatcagttacaaggtcgccggtttcgttcctacaggagtttgccccggtcttaaaaccttccgtctgtcgccgtattttctggtaaaattttcgggcgttattcatGGTGGCtatcagctcaagctcctcgcactcacgcctttcagCTTCTGcatttttcttcctgaaaaggcatctcgcttcccttttcacgatagcgttcacacactcctctcattgcgctcgcttttaacgtaaccctgtaggcagcgtcttttctttcggttgcaatgcggcattcttcatcgtaccagttgtttttttgtGGTCCGccagtaaccaattttttcctagGCGCcaatacgaagtgctttggagatatgctcccactgcccctgtattccttcaggatgagttgtgctctcagagagcaggtgtgagagtcgagttgcgaaatcattgacagtctgtcgtgattgaagcttttcaacGTCTacctttccttgtgttttttgttccttggcttTAGCCGCGCTggggcgggtgcgtattttagcTGCAacaagataatggtccgagtcgatgttaggtcctccgatcttgcgcacatctaaaacactagaggcatgccgtccgtctatcacaacatgatcgatctgattgcgagtatttcgatcaggagacagccatgtagcttgatgtatctttttatgcatgaacctcgtgctggatatgaccatgtttcgagcaccggcaaagtcaatcagcctcagtccgttaggtgaagtttcattgtgtatgctgaactttccgactgtagggccaaaaacaccttccttgcccaccctggcgttaaagtcgccaagcacgacttttatatcataacgggggcagcgctcgtatgtgcgttctaattgttcataaaaagtgtctttcacctcatcttCTTTcccctctgtcggcgcatgggcgcagatgaatgatatattaaaaaattttgcttttattcggatagcggcgagacgctcgacCACAAAGTATCTCTcctaccacgaatccgacgccgaaactgcgctttttcgtatggccactccaatagatgtcacaatttttgatcttctttcttcttgcttcgtccaacgcattccttggatggcggtgatgtcagattttgctttgacgaggacagcaaccagccgggcatctgcaccaatcccattcagggagcggacgttccaggtgcatgccttcaattcattgtccttcaaacgtttgctatggtcgtcatcaatagagggtGTATTTATACCAGGCTTGTtagtatatttcattggagtatggttttacgtggcgggtcccaagcccagcgcacaacccgctcagcgggggtgacaatattacttgcacgtttatatagcgaaccgcttgctccaagacagacgcccgcttgcagccgcacctagaggtgtacagacacttcttcttgattattttccataaaacgccttgtacaacaatatgtacgttaatcgaaatcaatgaaaatttcttttgacttgacattcttctgcacggcgaattggttgaattcgctttgccaccacctggttcGCCTTGGGTGAAGGCgttgcaaggcgaatccatacaaggtgataatcaagaagaagcaatcagctgttgggataacaacacctggtactgaattcgccttggtatgGACTATAATCAAGAACGAGCAATCAGtttttgggataacaacacctggtactgaaccCGCCTTGATAAAAACAAAGATTCGCCGGTATATTAATACACAATAAAAAAAACTATCTCTACGGAATTTTTTAACCTTAAAACTGGTTTTAGGTCTATGAGCGGCACAGCCTAATCACACCTGTACCACAAACAGCTTGTTGCACTTTAACTGTATCTCACCTATTCATTACCACCAGGCTAATGACATTCGAAACACTAGATTCCCCGTACCCCCATTTGGCTCTGCCCTGTGTTAAACACAAATTTCACAAATGGTGTCAAAAACACTTGTATTTTTGGTTTTACGTTATGTAGGACTCCGCTACCTGTATCATTTTATTCATCACATTAGGAAACATTAGCGTAGGTCACTACTTCAACTCCATTTTCCATGACCATGGTGAGAATCAGAATTGGAGTTCTCCTTATTGGATTTTCTATAATCTCACGGGTGTCTAAATGAGGATTTTATGGGCTTTTGCCACGTACTCAGtacaacaaatttattttatccCACGAGAGCATAAATAATAGAAGTTTTAAGATAAAACTTAGGACGGGTATTCACGAAAACCGTTGTAAGCACCAAATTCTGTAGCAATAACTTCTTGCAGTAACGGTTACTTTTGCCTTCTTGCATTGTTCAAATATCAGATAGGACAATTTAATGTATTTCGCTACTAGTTTGTGATAAGCTAAAAAAATACAAGAAACCAGACTTTATTGAAAAACTATGATAGGCGCTTACAACGTTTTTCGCGATTACCtttcaaaaacatataaaatatataaaggtACGTATGTTTATTAAAGCAAAATGTTATATAATATTTTTGTCCACAGAATGGCATACGATTTCCGATGCCGCTTGCATAAATATTGATGGCTCGCCAATCATCCAAGCACTGACCTCATCCAAGAAAAATGCTTtacaacacacaacaacaacaagcatgaCAGCTTTCACTCAACCTAGAAGCGAGCACAAACACTCGATCAAActaaaaaagcaaacaaaaaaggttctacgtaagtcaataccATGCCCGAAGATATTTAATCCTGTTTGTGCTGAGCTCTTTGGTGTCAAGGCGACTTTCATCAATGAATGTCTTGTAAATGCAGAGAATGTGAAATTTGGCAAAAGTGAGTTTTGATTgattatgatgatgatgattacCTGTTACCTCTAATAAAAAAAGTGTAATCAATCGTTTGCTGTTCACACTTACAGATTGGCAAATTTCCTCTAAGGGTGTCTGCGCTGAAGATTACGCTAGCTCGGAAAGATACAAAAACATAATTAAGAAACGTACTATAAGTGATAGTGCAACTGTTACGTATAAACTGCATACCCCTCATCAGATGGGATTGAATGATGGCAAAATCTTATGGACACCAAATAATGTCAAgcattattatttaaattcaaatGTAAAGGATGTTTATGGAAGGCATTCTTCTTCAACGCACCAATACACAGTACGAATTTTGCCAGCTGTCGATGATCGTGTGACAGAGTGTAGATTTGGTGTGGGTCCTGTTTGTGCCAGTTCGTGCAATAGGACAGTGCATGAATTTGAAAACATTTGTGAATTGATGCTGAGGAATTTCATATTAAATGAAAGTGAGTTTTTTAATCTTCAAAGTTTACTGAGATTTTCCATCCATGCCACACAAGCTCGCAAATAATATTAAGATAGAGACACATCCATAGGTACACTATGCTATATAGGGTTAAGGATGTATGGCTAATTTAAAGCAGCTTAGTAGTCCAAAACGAGCTATCTCCATTCAATTACTTGAAAACTGAGTAATATCTTCTATTCTTGGCAAAGGGAGAGTTCTTGTTTCGGAGAGTGCGTAaagcttaaattttttaatactgCAGTCCTTTCCTTCTTGCGTATACTGGTGCCCAGAAACACCACAGGGAGGGTGACAGTTTTAGGCCGGTACATATGTATTTGCTCCACAGTTGGGCCTACTCTGAGAATTGTTGTTGGATTACTTTTTGATTTATTATGAGGAGATGTTCTTCGAAGTGATAGTCGAGTCAAATTTGTActtctattttttgtttttattttacccAGGAAATCACTCCACGAAAGTGTAGCTTTTATAACGATTATACTCTATATTTTAGAATTGCTGGCAATTGGAGAGGTAGGTGATTCTCCCAACTGCTTGTTGTCGTTGTAGCGGTAAGGACagtccccgaaggccttggggagtgttatcgatgttggtggtcttttgccggatgcagatccgtttCGTTACGGTAACGGTCAAtttggaattttagtcgcctcttacgacaggcatacctaccgcgggtatattccaagccccctaacccgctggggacccAACTGCTAATTCCAGGTAGTAACTAGGGCGACCCTAGGTGTATTAAGTTGGTGACAGTTTGAAATTACAGAGCTCAGTACAAGTTGGACCGGTTATCACTACCGCACAGTCTTCTGCTTAGGAGCTTTGGGTGCCAAAGTGAGCTTCTATATGTAGAAATTCAGCAGTTGTAACACCCCATCATATGCATATTCGACACGGAGGAGGTTACAAATGAATGTAAGAATAGCCGAAACGGCGTGACACTAGACGTTAAAAATACCTTCGACTCTGTCAAGAGGAACAACATCCTCGAAACAGTATAACGCTCTTTCATGGTACCCAAAATCTACTTTACGTATTTAGATATTACCTAAAAGATCGCTAGCTCACGCGCGAAACAAAAAAGACGTAGGTTTAAGTAAGGACAACAGATTGAGGAGTTCTGGAATCGGGAATGCTATGAATGGCAGTTCTCTTCACTGTTGCATGCCACAAAGGACTTTTCTTGTCGATGGCATGGCTTCTGTCATAAGAATCCGAAACTAGTTGATCCTCATCAAGGAAAGGATTTCCACCATCATCAGTATAAATACGGCATGTTTTGGGATGGAGGTAGACAGCAAAATCACCTCTTCAGAACACTTTCAGTAGACCCTTAGGAGGCTGCGTATTCCATAGGGCACCTGAACCAAATAATAGCGACCGTAAGCTggacaaaacctaaaagaaatAAAACCGATTGCATCCGTTTTGGGGTCAATACTTTTATGTAGTACAGAAATCTTGGCGGATGCAATAAAATTCTGGAAGAATCAGGCTACTATCACCAAAGCATAAGGCCGCTACTAATTCCCCATGCTACCACAAGGCTTTCGAAAATGCCATCCTGGCTATACGCCTTCTCGCAGAGGAAATAAAATCCGTTTCCCCCCCTCTGCACAAAATAAGGTAGAGATGTAGCTGTAAAAGCAGGCAGTAAAAGACTCGATcgcaagccaacctaataaaaccgtgCTGCgattttttagcgcacgcaaacaaccggcgttttttgccctaacccaaataagaaTGCGTTACagcaatgtaaagcatgtgtgcaaacgtcaaatctaaatgtcacgcagaacaaaaattggaaatcgagttaggttttcacgcagcaaattcaatttgggttgctctcatacaagttgtatgtgcatgagacacttttgacagaaaatgacttgcgtgcgtttatattgggTTGGCTTGTCAGACGTTAGAAACACTGTGTTTAGGAATCTGTACTCGAGAAATAATCCCCGAGTTGTAAGTTGGAGCGGCCAAATGTGGAGGTTAATTTCGACTTCATCCATATTTAACTGAATACGGCTACGTCAATGAATATCTCCACCGAATGGGCAAGGTGGCAAGTGCGAACATTCTGTACTGTGGACACATAGACAATGTACGCCTCACCTTCTTGACAAAGAACGACGAAATATGGAAGAGACACTTGGCTATGTAACCCCGGACACTGTCATTCATATTATGACCTGCTTAAGTTATAGATGGGATATGATCAGCAGAGAAATGAATATTCTCCTTGCGAAACTGGAAGATGTTTGCTTAGTTCAAGAACTTCAAAAGTACAGCTAACATAGGCCGCTTTCGTACCTGAAATAGTGGTAAATGCTTATGAAGTGGAGGAAAAATGCGCGGTCTTGGAGAGGCTAGGTTTAGGTAGGTAGTCCTACAAGAGAGAAAGGGGGGCTCATACAAGAGAGAAAGGGAAGCGCACACTTGGAACATAATTGGTACGGAACGTGGTACCAAGGCTTACCAACAAAGTTTGTTCATTCCTGTGGTTTGCCGTCATTCCTACAGCTCTAGGCCTGGAGACGCATTTCCGGCATCTGCTATTTGTATCACTCCTAAAGTTCAGATCTGACGAGCGTAAGTCACGAACAAAATTGTTGCATGGATGCGTTAGATGAGACGTGTTCTTGAGGATATTATGTCGTACTTAACAAGCATGAACATAGGACGTTGATGGTTAGGCCTCAGGGGCGCTGATAAGTAGTCAGGGCGACGGCATCGATTTTTTACGCAAAAAGGAAGTGGTAAATCAATCCGACAAGGACGGACTTTTCTTTTTTCATTCTTTCTCTAGGCATTAATACAAAATTTCCGCCATGTAGTAGGACCCAATGTAGATCCAGACCTACGaccttattattattactaggcctggaagcactgcgacttttgtgcagatctattgtgctcTACTGTTACTTACGACTTTAagactacactgaaagaaaaagactggtaaaatcaaccgaaatttccgtcaatttttatccatcgcaacaagatgatgaatcaactgcgcacaaatcgttgattcgtaattgaccgttttagtagtcaaataaacaaaaaaagttgttgcgacagctttgtacgaaaatttgcaaggcagatgagttttcactgagatcttttcatggcagaaatacactcggagtgcttgcagaacagtgccgaggggcgaccccgcttaggaaaattttcttctaatggaaaacccttatttctaaaatttgtatgttgctttgcccgtggtgtgaacccagggtcttcgatgtggtaggcggagcacgctaccggggccgccatatacatacgtaaatatgtgcatacatatagtacacagcatacataagtacaaagtagagagcgcagtgagcgtaaaattctctttgaaatttgctcatgtat contains:
- the LOC137243605 gene encoding uncharacterized protein, giving the protein MFATPNCLQHVATKESASVCTVIHFWLLLTQPVSVTTTASDNNNNYYDIAFSGLLRPPHVGTAEFDARQQFLQQLLLPRLPLMDKALTYCDTSKGSTNWQPVCATTNSVDYVLFSSECLWRQTNRMQGHVSYTGETEPVFKKIAMGLCRPNCSIAIFESNDEPICAQNLRNDEVRLFSGRSEMARDMCLHENEWHTISDAACINIDGSPIIQALTSSKKNALQHTTTTSMTAFTQPRSEHKHSIKLKKQTKKVLRKSIPCPKIFNPVCAELFGVKATFINECLVNAENVKFGKNWQISSKGVCAEDYASSERYKNIIKKRTISDSATVTYKLHTPHQMGLNDGKILWTPNNVKHYYLNSNVKDVYGRHSSSTHQYTVRILPAVDDRVTECRFGVGPVCASSCNRTVHEFENICELMLRNFILNETWSVVNEKKCESEKCILNCPTNYDPFCVSRNGINYTIINQCHVDHAFCRSKQSNLKILGKGECKHVLENIVQLEKESVLIKSTQTSSNPKGKYGLRLARKIFESSAKQGDLSNSLLQSSRLDTITESSVEFVIVPKAAVQSSSESSLEGSTSSTLNTTTATIKPNGTEKDSVSESHIMFLWRSSKMKSDK